Genomic segment of Primulina tabacum isolate GXHZ01 chromosome 11, ASM2559414v2, whole genome shotgun sequence:
TTGGCTCAGACATTTTAGCTTCATCTCGAGGGAAAGGATTTGTTTCCGGAGATTTCACCGTTGATTCTTGTTGAATTTGGTCTCTTGTGTCAACAAGGAAAACTGAAAAAACACAGTTTACGTAatggtatcatttgaaactAATTTACATTTGCATTGGAACAAACGTGACATCTAAAAGATAATGAAGAAGATAACTGGGAAaatggatttgattgagaagaGAATCCTCTATAAGGTTCTCTCTATTTCATAATTATAAAGTTTTTATCTTTGCTTTAACGGGAAGACTTACTATGTTTACTGTTGTTAGAGCAATATCTGCTTGGTATGATGGTAGAGAGTGGCTAAATTCTTTATGCAAGCGAGTCATGCAGCAAGACTGGTCTTGGAATCGTCCTGCTCTCGATTATCTGGAGCTCTAACATGCTGCTCGCAAATGAGAATGTTATTACGGAGGTTTTTGTACAGCTTTAGTCACAACTTCCGTTTCtggtaaaattttatgttttaaagtaTATTTAACAAATCTGCAAATTCATATCGTTACCGTAAATACTCTCTTATCATCCAGACAATTTTATTGACATTGTAAAATGATTTATTCCTTTATTTTTAGAGAAATTCATAAATGTACATTAGAATCTGGTCGTCCAAATGATGGTTTTGTGACTAGAGATTTGTGATTGATTATTTCTGGTGACAAGATGGAATTTTAGAGCAGGCAAGagttgaaaatgaaaatgaaaaagaaaagtGAGTCGAAGTTGATTGAAATGGGCCAATGGTTTAGCATAGTACATTTTTGTGCTCCTAATTGTTTTGATCTCATCAAAAGAGAGGATAGAGTTAATGATTTGATATATGTTTTTAATTGGACATCACTTCGGGAAAATGCTCGACAATAAGTTTTAAATGGCCAACATGATTGCGGAATCCCATTTCttttatctatatttatatttatattataacaaTAGtaatatatgatgatatgattgcatATTGGACCCTAAAGGGGGCAATATGTGGGTCCAGTAAGGCTCGACGTTTTCAAGATCAAGTGCATCCGATCCGCTTAATAATATAGACCtcttaaaagtatttttgataaaaaaaaaaaaaagaatttaatattttttcctgTTTTGATTGACTAAATATTTAAATAGATTACCAATGAAGCCGCATCAGGTAAACTTGATCCCGAATAAAACGAGACTCCTTCACTCTCTTTCTCCCATGCAAAATTCTTGGCCCTCGTATGATTTcaagcattgatttgatttgagtctATTTTTCAGATGATATTTATCGTGcgtttatttaaaaatctattattattaaaatcgCATAGCTTGACATCAAATTTctgtaaaaaatttgaaatctgtcatttttttttgtttagtgaaattattaaattctttgctTTCACTATCTGTGCCCGAATACAGGATaatgtattatatattttgctataatatttaaatgtaagCCACAATAAGCACTGCCCTACAATAATATGCTCTTGATTACTGAAATTGAAATGGGCTATATTGGCTGGCATGATAAACTATGCACTATTAGTGACGGCCCTCGTTTGACTACAAAAGCTCCGCAAATATAGACAACTACTTGAATGTATCATATATCTATCTCACCCACCAAATGGCCTTGACAAAATATTATATGCTGTTTCACAAGATATTAAAATGTAGTCAATATCTGAGCcattctattacatattaatTTTGTTCGGAGTtcaaaaataacaataaaaaaagaattttaaagtgTGTTTggtattattatttgaataatgCCATAACCGATAGGTGGTAATTGTAACTAGAGTTGAGGGACCTCTCATCCTTACAATactttttttaatgaaattatttccATTAAATAAAGTAAAAGATAGTGCATTGCTAAGCATGTATGACACATTGTGTCTATCAGACGATCTTAGAAAGACGCTGATACAAATCATCAATAACTGAAATCGCAGTAGGGATACAACGAAAtcgtaaaattttaattttcttaaaCTATGGCTTCAACATCCAGCTTCTCAATCTCAAACAAAGCACGATTCATTGCATTCCAGACAAGATAAAATGTAGCTGCAAGAGCAACACTCCTCATCTTATTAAAGACTGAATTACCTCGGTAGACTCCTCTAAAAGCTTTAAGCTCAGCTGTTGAAGATCACATGGACTTCCTCATCCCAAGCCACTTCTGAATTCCATCCGAGATACGAGTAGAGACATTGCACCTGAAGAAGAGATGATCAAAAGATTCAGCATTCACAGTACAAAGTGCACAAGATGAAATTACTTCCTTATCCTTACAATACTTCGTTTAGGTTGGCTCATGATTATCACCACGACCCTATAACATGCCCACTTAGTTCAGATGGTATCCATAACGCCAAAACTAAAGGGTCACGCACAGTACTCGTAGTATGTTAGTGAAATTTACTGTTTTTTATTTGTTGTGATTTACAGGGTCATCTCAGCAATAATTCCAAGAACCCAGGACAGGGGAGCATTCAAGAACAAGGCATAAGAAGTTGACTCACAGTTTGATCTAACCAATAAAACACACAAACCCAAATCTCGATGTGCATgcgttttaaatttttatccaTTCTATCTTTGAGTAACTTTTAGTGGCTTCGCCTCTCGAACTCTTGGATATGTGTAATATAATTAGGAATATATAACCTTCAATGTTAGGGGTTCTCGAGAAGTACTCGTTGACAGCTGTAGGACTGTGGAAGTGGCTATTTTAGGAGTAGCTCTTTTATGTTTTGACCAATGAATGCGCGGGGAGGGGATTTGATCTGtcaactcttagtttacaaggggaaaaaaaaaagaagccaCGCCATCCACACTAGAAAGTGTTGGCTGTCGGCTGATTCGAAACAAACACctgtatatgtaaattttaaacTAAAGAATTCGATTTCACGACTTTTTCTCAAAATCCACGGTGAAAATGAACACAGCACACTTTTATGTGGATGGTAATGACTGAACTTTCACATAGCCGCATAGGCGTTCTCGATAAAGTTGAGTGTTTATCTACTACCTACACTGTAATATATGCTGATACCCTCGGGATAGCCCGGGTTGTGCCCGAGTCATGGACGATTCTTGTGTCCGGAGCATGGACGACTCAGGATACTAAATGGATGGCCAGAATCAGGACAAGTCGGCAGGAAGGGTTCATCAGGAGCCGGGCGGGTGAATGCCCGTGACGCCTCCTTCCCGGGCCACCGGACGCCCGGGCTCTCGTTCaagctcccgggaactttctacccggaccacctcgatatgagcaccacactcgagtataCTAGCAGAATAGGATGTGGGCGACTGTCCCATATCTGACACCAGGCCGATgggttgacaaaatcagatgggctggatgtgaccagtatgagatttgacatgtcaaaatatagggtgtgctcagccgtcctactataattagtaggtagcacggagaacgaggtcatcactacttctcctactataaatatcaggttctctctttacatttacattcattcattcacatCAATATcgcaaccatcacttggttacattggttcttgtcttgaatcattcactgacttaagcatcggagtggctacgccggacacccctccggcgcccattcacgtaggttaccttcttgagtgcagaaatcctctccgcccggggaagaagcttctggttcagatatctacattactcttatttccttcatcattttgatagcagatccgATGGAACACACGACCCTGCTCATTCATTTTACCCGGATCGCATCAGTATCTGCTTTTAATACAGGCGTACTGCCCGAATGAGTGTCATCATAGCTTGGACAAGGTTTACAGAAATCAGTGAGGTTAGCTGGGATCAATCGTTTTCTTCCACATTTCCCAATCAAAATCCAGCCTTTTATGAAACTTCTGAGGAACTttttgtctatttatttatttatataataaacaACCCATACACCCacaaatatatatcaatatatatcaTGTGTGCGTATAAATTTAAAACCACTTTCGGAAAATCTTTATAACTATGACATCTTCTATTTTTTAACCAGAAGGGGAAAAATGGGATCTTGACATGTTTGTTTTTATGAGTTCATTCATAAAGTCCCAAGGAGAACAGTGACCCCAACTTACTCTCTCTCCTTTATCTCAATCACATACTTTCTGTGGGCGTTTTGGACTTTATTCCCGTACAAGAAAAAACCCACCTTTCAGATTCAACCCATATTTGCAGATAAGAGTGAATAAATCCACAGAGCGGTCGTATTGAAACGCATATTATCATTTTAGAAGGCCATTACTTTTAATTTGTTTTGGCCATTTTCTTTGCAGTTCCTGCTTTGAGGGCCAAGGAGAGTTAAAGCCTCTGTCGCGTATATCCCTCAGGATTTTGTCTTTTTCCCGTCAGGTGCTGCGACAGACTCGTTTTTTAAGTTCTTGatatttgtatttttctttGGAAGTTTGCATTTGTTACAGGGAATTTTACACGATTTATTCCCACTTTTTGCCTTTTGGAGGGCTAACCAATCACAGTGCAAATTTGAGATAAAAATTGCGCAAAGACGTGTTCTTTTCGAGTTATTAACCAAAGGTGTGATTGATTGTTCCTCATCATATCCTCTTTACGCTTGCACCCCCACCGTCTTGTTTCTCTCATATAAAGTGAAAGACTGAAATAAACGGCCTGCTTTTTTGTCTATATATAATTACTGGATTTGTTGATTCGAGTTGCGCGCATTTGAGgatttcgctcccactgtttggCACTGGTCTTTGCAGCTGTAGCGGCGGCATGGCAGACTTGTATGGTGGTAGAAAGCCATTATTTAAAGATGAAGACCTTCAAGAAGAGGAGGTGTGGCCTCTGGTGGAAGCAAGAGAAGATTCGAACTCAAAACCCCGAAAGAACCATTTTTCCGGTTCTTCATCATCAAATGCATGGCGCAGCGCCGCTCCGCGGGCCATCAGAAGGGCCGACGACGGCGGATCCTCTACAGCGTGGACCGAGCCTCAGCAGTCATCGGCTCCTGTGGACATTCCGGACTGGTCCAAGATTTCGAAGAGAATGTCTAACAAGAACTTGTGGGATGATGCATCTGGTTCACATGACAATGATAACGATGATGATTATATGGAAAGGAAGAATCGCCATGGTTTAGTTTTTGATGCAGATAat
This window contains:
- the LOC142518423 gene encoding uncharacterized protein LOC142518423; its protein translation is MADLYGGRKPLFKDEDLQEEEVWPLVEAREDSNSKPRKNHFSGSSSSNAWRSAAPRAIRRADDGGSSTAWTEPQQSSAPVDIPDWSKISKRMSNKNLWDDASGSHDNDNDDDYMERKNRHGLVFDADNYDDDDEEGNEMVPPHEYLARRLASTQIASFSMCEGVGRTLKGRDLSKLRNAILTKTGFLG